A region from the Fusarium graminearum PH-1 chromosome 4, whole genome shotgun sequence genome encodes:
- a CDS encoding cleavage and polyadenylation specificity factor 5: protein MSTITPDALQSGQAPVIPLSFNGNQPEKVTLYPLSNYTFGVKETQPEEDPSVIARLKRLEEHYTEHGMRRTCEGILVCHEHNHPHILMLQIANAFFKLPGDYLRPEDDEIQGFKSRLDERLAPVGRLGEGEEAGDWQVGDCLAQWWRPNFETFMYPFIPAHVTRPKECKKLYFIQLPKQKVLSVPKNMKLLAVPLFELYDNTARYGPQLSAIPHLLSRYNFEFVDENGNVVAATPGSAAPDGYVPHVKVLAGDDTDMKEENGTS from the exons atgTCAACGATAACCCCCGATGCGCTTCAGTCGGGACAAGCTCCCGTGATTCCCTTATCCTTCAACGGTAACCAACCTGAGAAGGTTACGCTCTACCCGCTTTCCAACTACACATTCGGCGTCAAGGAGACTCAGCCCGAGGAGGACCCATCAGTTATTGCTCGTCTCAAGCGACTCGAGGAGCACTACACGGAGCATGGCATGCGCCGTACGTGTGAAGGCATTCTTGTCTGTCATGAACACAACCACCCGCATATTCTGATGCTACAAATTGCCAATGCCTTCTTTAAGCTGCCCGGCGATTACCTACGCCCCGAGGATGACGAAATTCAAGGTTTCAAGTCGCGACTCGATGAGAGATTGGCGCCTGTTGGCCGTTTGGGAGAGGGTGAGGAAGCTGGTGACTGGCAAGTAGGCGACTGCTTAGCCCAGTGGTGGAGGCCCAACTTTGAAACTTTCATGTATCCGTTCATCCCGGCGCATGTGACGAGACCGAAGGAGTGCAAAAAGCTCTACTTCATTCAACTGCCCAAGCAAA AGGTTTTGAGCGTCCCTAAGAACATGAAGCTACTTGCCGTTCCTCTCTTCGAGCTCTACGACAACACTGCGCGATACGGCCCCCAACTTTCTGCGATTCCTCATCTACTGAGCCGATACAACTTTGAGTTCGTGGATGAGAATGGTAATGTTGTCGCTGCGACTCCGGGCTCCGCCGCACCAGACGGCTACGTGCCGCACGTAAAAGTACTGGCAGGCGACGACACGGATATGAAGGAGGAAAATGGAACAAGCTGA
- a CDS encoding lactobacillus shifted protein: MATSQLRAIGVLARSARVSQRAFTTSARQFEAAVSTKTNEASPAAADENKPAVINQAPNRVGVWSRSQKPRAQAMTGPRFEQTDFDLQPQPKAAIEMIHKQPVTWTHDRIVACNGGGGPEGHPRVFINTDKPEIAVCGYCGLPFAHEHHRTHLESLPETSYPLS; the protein is encoded by the exons ATGGCTACGTCTCAATTGAGGGCAATTGGCGTCCTTGCGCGTAGCGCGCGCGTCTCCCAGCGTGCTTTCACCACCTCCGCTCGGCAATTCGAGGCCGCTGTCTcaaccaagaccaacgaggCATCACCCGCTGCCGCCGACGAGAACAAGCCCGCTGTGATTAACCAAGCCCCCAACCGTGTGGGTGTCTGGTCACGTAGCCAGAAGCCCCGTGCTCAGGCTATGACCGGCCCCCGATTCGAGCAGACCGACTTCGACCTTCAG CCTCAACCCAAGGCTGCTATTGAGATGATCCACAAGCAGCCCGTCACATGGACTCATGACCGAATTGTTGCTTGTAACGGTGGTGGCGGTCCTGAAGGCCACCCCAGGGTTTTCATCAACACTGACAAGCCCGAGATTGCTGTCTGCGGCTACTGCGGCCTGCCTTTT GCTCATGAACACCACCGCACCCACCTCGAATCCCTCCCTGAGACTTCCTACCCTCTCTCATAA